The following proteins come from a genomic window of Natrinema saccharevitans:
- a CDS encoding aspartate aminotransferase family protein, protein MTAGPPIDELHFADAPTVDDVPGPNTRALLEKQREIDSSAVAYPDDIPIAFEEGKGATVRDADGNTYIDLFAGIGVLNVGHSNPYVLEAVHEQADKFVHTVDFPTEARLELIEKLDEIAPDGLRGQNKVVFGGPTGSDAVEATIKLSKYNTGGDGLIAFRGAYHGATTGAMSVTSNKKFKGDYTPLLADVVHAPYPHPFRQDKAPQEAVDHALEEVQAIVEDPYGGLANPAGIIVEPIQGEGGIVTPPEGFLQGLRDIADDNDVTLVFDEIQSGLGRTGQWWASDWEGVTPDAMTSAKALGGVGFPLSATMYHEDLDTWGSGDHAGTYRGHVVGMRAGTRAIEYIQEHDLLAHARDLGEYIRGRLREAGDGNAHLADVRGKGLFIGAEFVDADGTPDGDLVDAIQQYCFERGVLVWTAGRHGNVLRFLPPLVLTRELAETALDVVVEAIEAVTAEAKRTA, encoded by the coding sequence ATGACGGCAGGACCGCCGATAGACGAACTTCACTTCGCGGACGCACCGACCGTCGACGACGTTCCCGGCCCGAACACGCGGGCCTTGCTCGAGAAACAGCGCGAGATCGACAGCAGTGCCGTCGCGTACCCCGACGACATCCCGATCGCCTTCGAGGAGGGCAAGGGCGCGACGGTTCGGGACGCCGACGGCAACACCTACATCGACCTCTTCGCGGGGATCGGCGTCCTCAACGTGGGCCACTCGAACCCGTACGTCCTCGAGGCGGTCCACGAACAGGCCGACAAGTTCGTCCACACGGTCGACTTCCCGACCGAGGCGCGCCTCGAACTGATCGAGAAACTCGACGAGATCGCACCGGACGGCCTGCGGGGCCAGAACAAGGTCGTCTTCGGCGGCCCGACCGGCAGCGACGCCGTCGAGGCCACGATCAAGCTGTCGAAGTACAACACCGGCGGCGACGGCCTCATCGCGTTCCGCGGCGCCTACCACGGCGCGACGACCGGCGCGATGAGCGTCACTTCGAACAAGAAGTTCAAGGGGGACTACACGCCCCTGCTCGCCGACGTCGTCCACGCGCCCTATCCCCATCCGTTCCGACAGGATAAGGCACCGCAGGAGGCGGTTGACCACGCGCTCGAGGAGGTCCAGGCGATCGTCGAGGATCCTTACGGCGGGCTCGCGAACCCCGCGGGGATCATCGTCGAGCCGATTCAGGGCGAGGGCGGGATCGTCACGCCCCCGGAGGGGTTCCTTCAGGGGCTTCGCGACATCGCCGACGACAACGACGTGACGCTGGTCTTCGACGAGATCCAGAGCGGGCTCGGCCGCACCGGGCAGTGGTGGGCCAGCGACTGGGAGGGTGTCACCCCCGACGCGATGACCAGCGCGAAGGCGCTGGGCGGCGTCGGCTTCCCGCTCTCGGCGACGATGTACCACGAGGACTTAGACACCTGGGGCTCGGGCGACCACGCCGGCACCTACCGGGGCCACGTCGTCGGGATGCGCGCCGGCACCCGCGCCATCGAGTACATCCAGGAACACGATCTCCTCGCGCACGCCCGCGACCTCGGCGAGTACATCCGGGGGCGGCTCCGCGAGGCGGGCGACGGGAACGCTCACCTCGCGGACGTCCGCGGCAAGGGGCTGTTCATCGGTGCCGAGTTCGTCGACGCCGACGGGACGCCCGACGGCGACCTCGTCGACGCCATCCAGCAGTACTGTTTCGAGCGGGGCGTCCTCGTCTGGACGGCCGGCCGCCACGGCAACGTCCTTCGGTTCCTGCCGCCGCTGGTGCTGACCCGCGAACTGGCCGAGACCGCCCTCGACGTCGTCGTCGAGGCGATCGAGGCGGTTACCGCCGAGGCGAAACGGACCGCCTGA
- a CDS encoding Rid family detoxifying hydrolase, with product MSDVEPIETDDAPSNDNPYSQGVRAGDTLYVSGYGPVDPETGAVVEGDIEAQTERVLDNVAAVVDEAGGDGLADVVKVTVYLTDLEDYEQVNAAYGARIGPEPPARVCVEVSRLPEDVRVELDATAYLG from the coding sequence ATGTCCGACGTCGAACCCATCGAAACCGACGACGCGCCGAGTAACGACAACCCCTACTCGCAGGGGGTCCGCGCCGGCGACACGCTGTACGTCTCGGGCTACGGTCCCGTCGATCCCGAAACGGGCGCGGTCGTCGAGGGAGACATCGAAGCCCAGACCGAGCGGGTACTCGACAACGTCGCCGCCGTCGTCGACGAGGCCGGCGGCGACGGGCTCGCCGACGTGGTCAAGGTGACCGTCTACCTGACCGATCTCGAGGACTACGAGCAGGTCAACGCGGCCTACGGTGCCCGGATCGGCCCAGAACCGCCGGCTCGCGTCTGCGTGGAGGTCTCGCGGCTGCCCGAGGACGTCCGCGTCGAACTGGACGCGACCGCGTACCTCGGTTAA
- a CDS encoding DUF4870 domain-containing protein encodes MSQPTAATEPGPSILAERTLLGIFVHFIAILPFVGFVATAVIYLVSTHEFTRANARNALNWHLLVGGSFLATFVLLFGLDALFESVPVPGLLETAVFVPVFLLTFGAIALGFLSVFVWIVAMAKAIFGEAWEYPFAPAFVGADADGDRPS; translated from the coding sequence ATGTCACAACCCACTGCAGCGACCGAACCTGGCCCGTCGATCCTCGCGGAGCGGACGCTACTGGGAATCTTCGTCCACTTCATCGCGATACTGCCGTTCGTCGGGTTCGTCGCCACCGCCGTGATCTATCTAGTATCGACACACGAGTTCACCCGCGCCAACGCCCGAAACGCGCTCAACTGGCACCTGCTGGTCGGCGGTTCGTTCCTCGCGACGTTCGTCCTCCTGTTCGGGCTGGACGCGCTGTTCGAGTCCGTCCCGGTACCGGGCCTCCTCGAGACGGCCGTCTTCGTGCCGGTCTTCCTCCTGACGTTCGGCGCGATCGCCCTCGGATTCCTCAGCGTCTTCGTCTGGATCGTCGCGATGGCGAAGGCGATCTTCGGCGAGGCCTGGGAGTACCCCTTCGCACCGGCGTTCGTCGGTGCCGACGCGGACGGTGATCGGCCGAGTTAA
- a CDS encoding amidohydrolase, with amino-acid sequence MSYEVRNRVRDLRRAFHRHPEPGWREFRTTARVVEELERIGVDGIAVGREALATDERMAVPPASELEPWRERAREAGVRSDVLERTADGHTGVVATLEQGEGPCLGLRVDLDAISMRESTADDHRPAAEGFRSEHDGYMHACGHDAHLAMALGALEAVKESEFEGTFKVFFQPAEEISGGGKAMAEGGHLDDVDYLLALHVGLDHPTGEIVAGIEKPLAMAHLTATFEGASAHAGKAPNEGANAMQAAATAIQNAYGIPRHSDGLTRVNVGRIEGGTASNVIAEEVSIEAEVRGETTALMEYTRTELERVCYAAAEMHDCDVTPRVISESPRVDSHPALRDLVGNVAWEIDGVERVIPTEEFGVSEDVTYLMQRVQDNGGLASYVLIGTDHPTSHHTPTFDVDEESLEVGVELLTETAIALSRRRP; translated from the coding sequence ATGTCCTACGAGGTGCGAAACAGAGTGCGGGATCTCCGGCGGGCGTTTCACCGCCACCCCGAGCCCGGCTGGCGCGAGTTCCGGACGACGGCCCGGGTCGTCGAGGAACTCGAGCGGATCGGGGTCGACGGGATCGCCGTGGGTCGGGAGGCACTGGCGACCGACGAGCGGATGGCGGTCCCGCCCGCGTCGGAACTCGAGCCGTGGCGCGAGCGCGCCCGCGAGGCCGGGGTTCGATCGGACGTCCTCGAGCGGACCGCCGACGGGCACACGGGGGTCGTCGCGACGCTCGAGCAGGGCGAGGGCCCCTGTCTAGGGCTGCGGGTCGACCTCGACGCGATCTCGATGCGGGAGTCGACGGCCGACGATCACCGGCCGGCCGCGGAGGGGTTCCGGTCGGAACACGACGGCTACATGCACGCCTGCGGCCACGACGCCCACCTCGCGATGGCGCTCGGCGCGCTCGAGGCCGTCAAGGAAAGCGAGTTCGAAGGCACGTTCAAGGTGTTCTTCCAGCCGGCCGAGGAAATCTCCGGCGGGGGGAAGGCGATGGCCGAGGGCGGGCACCTCGACGACGTCGATTACCTACTGGCGCTGCACGTCGGCCTGGATCATCCGACCGGCGAGATCGTCGCCGGCATCGAGAAGCCGCTGGCGATGGCCCACCTCACCGCGACCTTCGAAGGGGCGAGCGCCCACGCCGGCAAGGCCCCCAACGAGGGGGCAAACGCCATGCAGGCGGCCGCGACTGCCATCCAGAACGCCTACGGCATCCCCCGCCACAGCGACGGGCTGACCCGGGTCAACGTCGGCCGGATCGAGGGCGGGACCGCGAGCAACGTCATCGCCGAGGAGGTTTCCATCGAGGCCGAAGTCCGCGGCGAGACGACCGCCCTGATGGAGTACACGCGCACCGAACTCGAGCGGGTCTGTTACGCCGCCGCGGAGATGCACGACTGCGACGTTACCCCGCGGGTGATCAGCGAGTCCCCGCGCGTCGACAGCCACCCCGCCCTGCGGGACCTCGTGGGCAACGTCGCCTGGGAGATCGACGGCGTCGAGCGGGTGATCCCGACCGAGGAGTTCGGCGTGAGCGAGGACGTGACCTACCTCATGCAGCGAGTCCAGGACAACGGCGGGCTCGCCTCGTACGTCCTGATCGGGACCGATCACCCGACGAGCCACCACACGCCAACCTTCGACGTCGACGAGGAGAGCCTCGAGGTCGGGGTCGAGTTGCTCACCGAGACGGCGATCGCGCTCTCCCGGCGGCGGCCGTAG
- a CDS encoding BCCT family transporter — protein MSDADQGMVDEFLEEIDPVVFAFGALLTAGVIVAFFINQSAVTETINTVYGWVVEYLNWALLVIVFLIVLFLLFLIVGPWGRIKMGDSDPEYSFLSYFAMLYSAGFAAGVVFWGPTEALFYYNNPSPLFGVEGGTSEAIPIAIQQTLFHWALPQLAVFTIMGLAISYFAYNYDDVPLRVSSALTPIIGKENLDGPAAKVVDILAVFATIGGVATSLGFIGSQFIAGLSYQWGIDLGNVGILLVVTTMTLLFTISMVLGVDRGIRRLSNFNMILFVILMAATFILGPTLFLLLLGSQAMGGMIADFTSMSLYTGTGSDGGTTWMNSWTVFYWAWALSWSPFAGLFIARISKGRTVREVAFTGIGATSAATIPWFTFVGGTALQYHHTGTADFSTVIANETPEVSGFILFDAFPLGTVFMIAFMILVTTFFITSADSSTLAVSMMTTGGKASPSNINRIFWGVVLGMTAAILMIIGGEGGTSALQNAVIITGAPFAFVCFAAMLSLIKDFGSSYGRVLLQDETVLIGSSRQSDADSPSGPAGTVETDDD, from the coding sequence ATGAGCGACGCGGACCAGGGGATGGTCGACGAGTTCCTCGAGGAGATCGATCCGGTCGTCTTCGCGTTCGGGGCGTTGCTGACTGCCGGCGTGATCGTGGCGTTCTTTATCAACCAGAGTGCTGTCACGGAGACGATCAACACCGTGTACGGCTGGGTCGTCGAGTACCTGAACTGGGCGCTGTTGGTGATCGTGTTCCTGATCGTTCTCTTCCTGCTGTTCCTGATCGTCGGGCCGTGGGGGAGGATCAAGATGGGGGACTCGGATCCGGAGTACAGCTTCCTGTCGTACTTCGCGATGTTGTACTCCGCCGGGTTCGCGGCAGGGGTCGTCTTCTGGGGACCGACCGAAGCGCTGTTCTACTACAATAACCCGTCGCCGCTGTTCGGCGTCGAGGGCGGGACGAGCGAGGCGATCCCGATCGCGATTCAGCAGACGCTGTTCCACTGGGCGCTGCCCCAACTGGCTGTCTTCACGATCATGGGACTCGCTATTTCCTACTTCGCGTACAATTACGATGACGTCCCGCTCCGGGTCTCGTCGGCGCTGACGCCGATAATCGGGAAGGAGAACCTCGACGGCCCGGCCGCGAAGGTCGTCGACATCCTCGCCGTCTTCGCGACGATCGGCGGCGTGGCCACCTCGCTCGGCTTCATCGGCAGCCAGTTTATCGCCGGACTCAGTTACCAGTGGGGGATCGACTTGGGGAACGTCGGCATCCTCCTCGTGGTGACCACGATGACGCTCCTGTTTACGATCTCGATGGTGCTGGGCGTCGACAGGGGCATCCGCCGGCTGTCGAACTTCAACATGATCCTGTTCGTCATCCTCATGGCCGCGACGTTCATTCTGGGCCCGACGCTGTTCCTGCTCCTGCTGGGCTCGCAGGCCATGGGCGGCATGATCGCCGACTTCACGTCCATGAGCCTCTACACGGGAACCGGCTCCGACGGTGGGACGACGTGGATGAACTCGTGGACCGTCTTCTACTGGGCGTGGGCGCTCTCGTGGTCTCCGTTCGCCGGCCTGTTCATCGCCCGCATCTCCAAGGGCCGGACCGTCCGCGAAGTAGCCTTCACCGGCATCGGCGCGACCTCGGCCGCGACCATCCCGTGGTTCACGTTCGTCGGCGGCACCGCGCTGCAGTACCATCACACCGGAACGGCCGACTTCAGCACCGTGATCGCCAACGAGACGCCGGAAGTGTCGGGCTTCATCCTCTTCGACGCCTTCCCGCTCGGGACGGTGTTCATGATCGCCTTCATGATCCTCGTGACGACGTTCTTCATCACGTCGGCGGACTCCTCGACGCTCGCCGTCTCGATGATGACCACCGGTGGCAAGGCCAGCCCCTCGAACATCAACCGGATCTTCTGGGGCGTCGTCCTCGGCATGACCGCCGCGATCCTCATGATCATCGGCGGCGAGGGCGGAACGAGCGCGCTCCAGAACGCGGTCATCATCACCGGTGCACCGTTCGCGTTCGTCTGTTTCGCCGCGATGCTCTCGCTGATCAAGGACTTCGGCTCGAGCTACGGTCGCGTCCTCCTGCAGGACGAGACCGTCCTGATCGGCTCGAGTCGACAGTCCGACGCCGACTCCCCGTCCGGCCCCGCCGGTACCGTCGAAACGGACGACGACTGA
- a CDS encoding aminotransferase class III-fold pyridoxal phosphate-dependent enzyme: protein MDRDTAEPDADALPGPNAKQWVDFHQEYSAPSEYSHEFVWDVTREADGPFVTDVDGNVLLDFTCHIGAAPLGYNNETVLEKVREFDLVEPMKIAGQDMYFGSGPNPDEADFPGSSHLMQKLTEVSSQYGMDTVFLSNSGAEAMENAMKITNAYRAPAKYGVAFGGSFHGRTLGTLSITKSKDVYTRHYPEISGIETVPFCADRGCDADSCDCGFFAGGGSQLRTMLAPEGGHVDPDEVAFLTLEPIQGVGGYRFPSQEFMGEVAAVTDEYDIPLVVDEIQAGVGRTGEIWASDHYPIEPDVIASAKALRVGATISRSEVFPSQKNRLGSTFGGGDLLGSMMGAFTLEAIEEHDLLENATRRGEQAKELLRDDVPDHVEDVRGKGLMLAVEFDTPERRNAIVEAALERGLLTLGCGKKTIRLLPPLDSTEREIELGVDIFCEAIEAVGPSAKVA, encoded by the coding sequence ATGGATAGGGACACGGCGGAACCCGACGCGGACGCGCTTCCCGGGCCGAACGCGAAGCAGTGGGTCGACTTCCACCAGGAGTACTCCGCGCCCAGCGAGTACTCTCACGAGTTCGTCTGGGACGTGACCCGCGAGGCCGACGGGCCCTTCGTCACGGACGTCGACGGCAACGTCCTGCTCGATTTCACCTGTCACATCGGCGCGGCACCGCTTGGCTACAACAACGAGACGGTCCTCGAGAAAGTCCGCGAGTTCGACCTCGTCGAACCGATGAAGATCGCGGGCCAGGACATGTACTTCGGCTCCGGCCCCAACCCCGACGAGGCCGACTTCCCCGGCTCGAGCCACCTCATGCAGAAGCTGACCGAGGTCTCGAGCCAGTACGGCATGGACACGGTCTTCCTCTCGAACTCCGGCGCGGAGGCCATGGAGAACGCGATGAAGATCACCAACGCCTACCGCGCGCCGGCCAAGTACGGCGTCGCATTCGGCGGTAGCTTCCACGGCCGCACCCTCGGGACCCTCTCGATCACGAAGTCCAAGGACGTCTACACGCGCCACTACCCCGAGATCAGCGGGATCGAAACGGTCCCGTTCTGCGCCGACCGGGGCTGTGACGCCGACAGCTGCGATTGCGGCTTCTTCGCCGGCGGCGGCTCGCAACTCAGAACCATGCTCGCGCCCGAGGGCGGCCACGTCGACCCCGACGAGGTCGCCTTCCTCACGCTCGAGCCGATCCAGGGCGTCGGCGGCTACCGCTTCCCCAGTCAGGAGTTCATGGGGGAGGTCGCGGCCGTCACCGACGAGTACGACATTCCCCTGGTCGTCGACGAGATCCAGGCCGGCGTCGGCCGGACCGGCGAGATCTGGGCTTCCGATCACTACCCGATCGAACCCGACGTCATCGCCAGCGCGAAGGCCCTGCGCGTCGGCGCGACCATCTCTCGCTCCGAGGTGTTCCCCAGCCAGAAGAACCGGCTCGGCTCGACCTTCGGCGGCGGCGACCTGCTGGGCTCGATGATGGGCGCGTTCACGCTCGAGGCCATCGAGGAACACGACCTGCTCGAGAACGCGACCCGCCGCGGCGAGCAGGCGAAAGAACTCCTACGCGACGACGTGCCCGACCACGTCGAGGACGTCCGCGGCAAGGGCCTGATGCTCGCCGTCGAGTTCGATACCCCCGAGCGCCGGAACGCGATCGTCGAGGCGGCCCTCGAGCGCGGACTGTTGACCCTCGGCTGCGGGAAGAAGACGATCCGACTGCTGCCGCCGCTGGACTCGACCGAGCGCGAGATCGAACTCGGCGTCGACATCTTCTGCGAGGCGATCGAAGCCGTCGGCCCGAGCGCGAAAGTGGCCTGA
- a CDS encoding CDP-2,3-bis-(O-geranylgeranyl)-sn-glycerol synthase: MAVLETLVIAFWAMLPAYVPNNAAVLAGGGRPIDGGRTWGDKRVLGDGKTWRGTAMGVAAGLALAAVLTVIAGDVSSALGFDVPAFTPLAALGLAGGAMLGDILASFLKRRTGRQRGAMFPGLDQLDFVVVSLPLAALLDFEWFREWFTLEVILVVVVLTPILHVTTNVAAYKLELKNEPW; encoded by the coding sequence ATGGCAGTACTCGAGACGCTCGTGATCGCGTTCTGGGCGATGTTGCCCGCGTACGTCCCCAACAACGCCGCGGTGCTGGCCGGCGGCGGCCGACCGATCGACGGCGGTCGGACCTGGGGCGACAAGCGGGTACTCGGCGACGGAAAGACCTGGCGCGGGACGGCGATGGGCGTCGCGGCGGGCCTCGCGCTCGCGGCCGTGCTGACGGTTATCGCGGGCGACGTCAGTAGCGCCCTCGGTTTCGACGTGCCGGCCTTTACCCCACTCGCGGCGCTCGGCCTCGCCGGCGGCGCGATGCTCGGGGACATCCTCGCCTCCTTTCTCAAGCGCCGGACCGGCCGCCAGCGCGGTGCGATGTTCCCCGGCCTCGACCAGCTGGACTTCGTCGTCGTCTCCTTACCGCTCGCGGCCCTGCTGGACTTCGAGTGGTTCCGCGAGTGGTTCACGCTCGAGGTGATCCTCGTCGTCGTCGTCCTCACCCCGATTCTGCACGTGACGACGAACGTGGCCGCGTACAAACTCGAGTTGAAGAACGAGCCGTGGTAA
- a CDS encoding M24 family metallopeptidase yields MPREHIFDEAEYERRVERTKERLREEDLDAIVVADPANMNYLTGYDGWSFYVHQAVVVTPDRDEPVWIGRDMDGGGARATTHLGDDSIRAYSDDHVHSPHDLHPMDYVAGVLEELEVADGRIGLEMDAAYFTAKSYTRLQANLPEAEFEDATLLVGWVRIKKSEQELEYMREAARISENAMQAGLDVIEEGVPEYEAAAAIYEQLITGTEEYGGDYPSIVPLMPSGDHTGTPHLTWTDREFEDGDPVIIELSGCRHRYHSPLARTTFVGDPPAELQETADIVVEGIEAALDTVEPGVTCEAVEKAWRETIAQYGLEKEDRIGYSMGLGYPPDWGEHTASIRPGDETVLEEDMTFHMIPGIWTDEIGMEISETFRVTSTGAETLADFPRELFTT; encoded by the coding sequence ATGCCACGAGAGCATATTTTCGACGAGGCCGAATACGAACGACGGGTCGAACGGACCAAAGAGCGCTTGCGCGAGGAAGACCTCGACGCGATCGTCGTCGCCGATCCGGCGAACATGAACTACCTGACCGGCTACGACGGCTGGTCCTTTTACGTCCATCAGGCCGTCGTCGTCACACCCGACCGCGACGAACCGGTCTGGATCGGCCGCGACATGGACGGCGGCGGCGCGCGAGCGACGACCCACCTCGGCGACGACAGCATCCGCGCCTACAGCGACGACCACGTCCACTCGCCCCACGACCTCCACCCGATGGACTACGTGGCGGGCGTCTTAGAGGAACTCGAGGTCGCCGACGGCCGGATCGGCCTCGAGATGGACGCGGCCTACTTCACCGCGAAGTCCTACACCCGACTCCAGGCGAACCTCCCAGAGGCCGAGTTCGAGGACGCGACGCTTTTGGTCGGCTGGGTCCGGATCAAGAAATCGGAGCAGGAACTCGAGTACATGCGCGAGGCCGCCCGCATCTCCGAGAACGCGATGCAGGCGGGGCTGGACGTCATCGAGGAGGGAGTTCCCGAGTACGAGGCCGCGGCCGCGATCTACGAGCAACTCATCACGGGCACCGAGGAGTACGGCGGCGACTACCCCTCGATCGTCCCGCTGATGCCCTCGGGCGATCACACCGGGACGCCCCACCTGACCTGGACCGACCGCGAGTTCGAGGACGGCGACCCGGTCATCATCGAACTCTCGGGCTGTCGGCACCGCTATCACTCCCCGCTCGCCCGCACCACCTTCGTCGGCGATCCGCCCGCGGAACTCCAGGAGACCGCCGACATCGTCGTCGAGGGGATCGAAGCTGCACTCGATACCGTCGAACCCGGCGTCACCTGCGAGGCCGTCGAGAAGGCCTGGCGCGAGACGATCGCCCAGTACGGCCTCGAGAAGGAGGACCGCATCGGCTACTCGATGGGGCTGGGCTACCCGCCGGACTGGGGCGAACACACCGCGAGCATCCGTCCCGGCGACGAGACCGTCCTCGAGGAGGACATGACCTTCCACATGATCCCGGGCATCTGGACCGACGAGATCGGCATGGAGATCAGCGAGACGTTCCGCGTCACGAGTACGGGCGCGGAGACGCTCGCGGACTTCCCGCGGGAGTTGTTCACGACGTAA
- the gdhB gene encoding glutamate dehydrogenase GdhB yields MTTPPSTAETESADEPESALVTARRQLERAATHVDVDPGVVERLKHPTRVQQVSVPLEREDGTVEVFTGYRAQHDDVRGPYKGGLRYHPEVSAEECIGLSMWMTWKCAVMDLPFGGGKGGIAVDPKSLTDDETERLTRRFAEELRDVVGPTKDVPAPDMGTDAQTMAWFMDAYSMQQGETIPGVVTGKPPVIGGSYGREEAPGRSTAIAAREAIRYYDREVSETTVAVQGFGSVGANAARLLHEWGASIVAVSDVNGAVYDADGLDVEAIPSHHEEPEAVTSFATDLKDDDSVRRLSNADLLELDVDVLIPAAVGNVLTADNADAVSADIVVEGANGPTTFAADAVLEERDVPVIPDILANAGGVTVSYFEWLQDINRRQWSLERVNEELEDHMLEAWTDLRDVVDAEGLTWRDAAYVVALSRIAEAKETRGLWP; encoded by the coding sequence ATGACAACACCACCATCCACGGCGGAGACCGAATCGGCGGACGAACCCGAATCCGCGCTGGTCACCGCCCGCAGACAGTTGGAACGCGCCGCGACCCACGTCGACGTCGACCCCGGCGTCGTCGAACGATTGAAACACCCGACGCGGGTCCAGCAGGTATCGGTCCCCTTAGAGCGAGAGGACGGCACCGTCGAGGTCTTCACCGGCTACCGGGCCCAGCACGACGACGTCCGCGGCCCCTACAAGGGAGGCCTGCGCTACCACCCCGAGGTCAGCGCCGAGGAGTGTATCGGCCTCTCGATGTGGATGACCTGGAAGTGCGCGGTGATGGACCTGCCCTTCGGCGGCGGGAAGGGCGGGATCGCCGTCGATCCCAAGTCCCTGACCGACGACGAGACCGAGCGGCTCACCCGCCGGTTCGCCGAGGAACTGCGCGACGTCGTCGGGCCGACGAAGGACGTCCCCGCGCCCGACATGGGGACCGACGCCCAGACGATGGCCTGGTTCATGGACGCCTACTCGATGCAACAGGGCGAGACCATCCCCGGCGTCGTCACCGGGAAGCCGCCGGTCATCGGCGGCTCCTACGGCCGCGAAGAGGCCCCCGGCCGTTCGACCGCCATCGCCGCCCGCGAGGCGATCCGGTACTACGACCGCGAGGTCTCGGAGACCACGGTCGCGGTGCAGGGCTTCGGCAGTGTGGGTGCCAACGCCGCCCGCCTGCTCCACGAGTGGGGCGCGTCGATCGTCGCCGTCTCGGACGTCAACGGCGCGGTCTACGACGCCGACGGCCTCGACGTCGAGGCGATCCCCTCTCATCACGAGGAACCGGAGGCGGTCACCAGCTTCGCGACCGACCTCAAGGACGACGATAGCGTCCGTCGGCTCTCGAACGCGGACCTACTCGAACTCGACGTCGACGTCCTGATCCCGGCCGCGGTCGGCAACGTCCTCACCGCCGACAACGCCGACGCCGTCTCGGCCGACATCGTCGTCGAGGGGGCCAACGGCCCGACGACCTTCGCCGCCGACGCCGTCCTCGAGGAGCGGGACGTGCCGGTGATCCCGGACATCCTCGCGAACGCGGGCGGCGTCACCGTCTCCTACTTCGAGTGGCTCCAGGACATCAACCGCCGCCAGTGGTCCCTCGAGCGCGTCAACGAGGAACTCGAGGACCACATGCTCGAGGCCTGGACCGACCTTCGCGACGTGGTCGACGCCGAGGGGTTGACGTGGCGCGACGCCGCCTACGTGGTCGCGCTGTCCCGGATCGCCGAGGCGAAGGAGACGCGCGGGCTCTGGCCGTAG
- a CDS encoding DUF502 domain-containing protein, whose amino-acid sequence MAWKREFASGLIVIGPILVTLYVLYRVYALVTGIVPMVPIDAVLSGVITHAPTRSLVVDVSHAIVPLVLFSIVTVAVGFLTRTTVGDLFTRGVDHVANRVPGLRVIYNASKVAAETTFGEEQALQEPVRVENWNGVEVPAFKTGHTTTDGRPVLFIPTAPNVSSGFVVEADPDRVTETDERVDETLAHVLSGGFGESTRPDGAAPTVPFETTDDRTDDE is encoded by the coding sequence ATGGCGTGGAAGCGCGAGTTCGCGAGCGGACTGATCGTCATCGGTCCGATACTCGTCACGCTGTACGTTCTCTACCGCGTCTACGCGCTGGTAACCGGCATCGTGCCGATGGTCCCGATCGACGCCGTACTGAGCGGGGTGATCACGCACGCGCCGACCCGGTCGCTGGTCGTCGACGTCTCACACGCGATCGTTCCGCTCGTGTTGTTCTCCATCGTGACCGTCGCCGTCGGGTTTCTGACCCGGACCACGGTCGGTGACCTCTTCACGCGCGGCGTCGACCACGTTGCGAACCGCGTTCCGGGGTTGCGCGTCATCTACAACGCGTCGAAAGTCGCCGCCGAAACCACGTTCGGCGAGGAACAGGCGCTGCAGGAACCGGTCAGGGTCGAGAACTGGAACGGCGTCGAGGTGCCCGCGTTCAAGACCGGCCACACGACTACCGACGGGCGGCCGGTCCTCTTTATACCGACCGCGCCGAACGTCTCCTCCGGGTTCGTCGTCGAGGCCGATCCCGACCGCGTCACCGAGACCGACGAACGCGTCGACGAAACGCTGGCTCACGTCCTGAGCGGCGGATTCGGCGAGTCGACTCGACCCGACGGGGCGGCCCCGACGGTCCCGTTCGAGACGACCGACGACCGCACCGACGACGAGTGA